The genomic region ATGGCGGCCCCCAGGGGGCCGAGGCGGCAGTGGTGGCGTGTATATATTAGCTCATAAGGAAATGCCGGAAACGCCCTATCATTCACCATAGAAACGCGGTAAAAACGCCGCTGACCTTTGACGGTTGGTGTCTGTAGAGGGGGCTGGGCGAGGGGACCAGAAGTGAAAGAAGCTTAGGGAAGAAAGTTAGGCCCTGAAGAGGTGGCTGCAGGTTCAGGAGAGAACCAGGTGGGTTTGTGTGTCTGGCTGTAAAAGGCGGGGACGGGGGCGGTCTGTCGGCCTTTAGGTGGGTTGTGGCTCCTTCCAGCCCGTTAAGGTAGCACGAGGGCGGGTGGcggtttgattttgtttttgaggGGAGCGTGTACTGAACGTCCGTGATCGGGGTGTCTTGGGGTCAGTCATGGGCTCTGGTGGTCACCGAAAAGTCTGAACAGATCAACTACCGAGAGTCCTGAGGTCAGGGTTTAGCATCTTGGCGGTTGACAACTAGTGCGGTGGGGATTGTCAGTGAATGCGGTGTCTTGTTCCGGTTTTCGAATAATTTGGAGCTCAAAGTCGAGGAACCATTAAGGGAGGTCAGTATACGTGTGTATCTGACCTGGTTTGGTGTTAGTCGGGTGAGGGGTGAGGTGGGTAATGGTCACTGTCTTTCGTGCAGAAATGCGTGACGCAGAAGGCTTGGAGGCTCCGGAGCCCTGGTAGGTTCGTGTGTTTAGCTCAGACTTTGGCTAATGAACTTAACATTCCCCGAAAACTTCAGGTCCAAGTCCCTCGACCCACCAGTTTTCTAGTCCctttaaattttgtctttattcttCTTCCTGCAAGTTGACTCCCTTATTCATTTCCccagtatttatatttttgaattgtttttatatttgtatttatagctcatattcttttttttttttttttagttttgtggtggtttttttttttttaaattttaattggaggctaattactttacaatactgtggtggtttttgccatgcattcacatgaatcagccatgggtgtatatgtgttccccattctgaccttccctcccacctccctccccatcccttctctcagggtcctcccagtgcaccagccctgagcaccctatctcatgcatcgaaccttgactggtgatctgtttcacatatgataatatatatgtttcaatgctattctcccaaatcgtcccacactcaccttctcccacagagtccaaaagtctgttctttacatctgtgtctcttttgctgtctcgcatatagggtcatcattctaaattccatatatatgtgttaatatactgtattggtgtttttctttcttactttgctctgtataataggctccagtttcatccacctctgaTGGTGgatgaactgattcaaatgcatttttttaaatagctaagtaatagtccattgagtatatgtaccacagctttcttatccattcgtctgctgatggacgtctaggttgcttccatgtcctgcctattgtaaacagtcctgctatgaacattggggtacatgtgtctctttcaattccagtttccccagtgtgtatgcccagcagtgggattgctgggtcgtatggcagttctatttccagttttttaaggaatctgcacactgttctccatagtggctgtactagtttgcattcccaccaacagtgtaagagggttcctttttctccacaccctctccagcatttattgtttgtagacttttttgacagcagccattctgaccagtgtgagatggtacttcattgtggttttgatttgcatttctctgataatgagtgatgttgagcatcttttcaagtgtttgttagccatctgtatgtctttggagaaatgtctatttagttctttggcccattttttgactgggtcatttatttttctggaattgagctgcaggtgctgcttgtatatttttgagattaattctttgtcagttgcttcgttggcttttattttcttccattctgaaggctgtcttttcaccttgcttatagtttccttcattgtgcaaaagcttttaagtttaattaggtcccatttgtttatttttgcttttatttccattactctgggaagtgtgtcatagaggatcctgctgtgatttatgtcagagagtgttttgcctatgttttcctctaggagttttataatttctggccttacatttagatctttaatccattttgagtttatttttgtgtatggtgttagaaattgtcctagtttcattcttttacaagtggttgaccagttttcccagcaccacttgttaaagagattgtcttttctccattgtatattcttgcctcctttgtcaaagataaggtgtccataggtgcgtggattcatctctgggctttctatattgtttcattgatctatgtttctgtcttgtgccagtaccatactgtcttgatgactgtagctttgtagtatagcctgaagtcaggcaggttgattcctccagttccattcttctttctcaagattgtatagctcatattctttttctgatttgctCATTGGCCCTTGtgttgaaaatgtatttaaacaaGGGATATGAAGACTTTTTAAGAGGTGTCAGGGCAACAAAATTTAAAggaagaattttacagtttctcAATCCCCAGATGGCTTCATCTGTATAACTGTGCTGAAAATTACCTGCCACTGAAATGTAGTGATGTGCCAATTCTCCTTGGCCACTTCCCCCATCAAATTCATGCTACTCCCACATATTCAGGGAATTAGGTTTCACTGGCCGGAGGTGTGAAATTTTCTGGGAAACTAAATGGAGAGACAGAAATACTGGGGACCGTAGTATTAAGGTGAGCTCACAGAAAGTAGGAATATAATCCTAAAAGTAATTTTGCTTTTCAACCCACAGGTTTAAACAACAGACAAGATATGAATAAAGTAAGAGAATGTTCCAGGACCTAGATATTGTTATTTCTGGGGACACTCTGGCAGCTGTGATATCTAACTAGAAATTAACAGGAATATccagaagagacagagacagaaccTCTGCATTGCCAACTGTTTTCAGAGAACAGAGAATATGATCCAGGCGCAGGTGAttcatgtcttatttttttctctcctttattcctTAATGGATTTGTAGAgcctgtaaaaaaagaaaatccagttcAGTAGAGAGAAATAAACTGAATCTAACCCCAACACCATAGCAAAGTGCGATTAAGAATGTAGTGTTTATGTGATTCCTGTGAAACTATAGTGTTAGAACATCATGTGTATCTGTCACTGACTCTGTGTGCGCACCTGTAGATGTGTGTCTATTTACAAATGTATGTGGGTTCATGCACATATCTGTGTACACATCTGTTAGGATGTTTTGTGCAAAAAATTACACTCTTAAAGAACATCTTATTGCCCTAAGATGATATAATTTAAACATCCAAACGAATAATGACTGCAATTGTTCAGTGAAGATTAGCTGTATAAAATTCCATTTGTCTGtgtgctgtactgtgcttagtcactcagttgtgtctgactctgtgtgactccatgggctttaacctgccaagttcctctgtccatggaattctccaggcaagaatactggagtgggttgtcatttcctcctccaggggatcttcccaacccagggattgaacccacgtctcctatgtctcctgcattgcagagagattctttacccactgagccatttgtCTATAGTCATACTCAAAAAAACTGTGTTAAACTATGTAAAGCATTTAGAGGAGTGCCTGCCACATGGTAAGGGCTGTATGAGGTCATCCATGCCTTTAGTCTTTGACAGCACTTAATACTAGGATATTATCAAATTGTATGATTTTCagtaatcagttttttttttttttggccatattttGCATTTACCTCATCACAGATGAGGTTGAAATTGGTCTTATATATTAATTGATCAGCTGCattttttctcttgagaaatgtctgtccttatcatttatatattaacaagattatctttttcttctgattaatGAATCATTCCTATGTACTGtatattgattctttctcttttattttaacctCGCaacgtggcatgtgggaccttatttccttgaccagaaattgaacatgcactccctgcagtggaagcatggattcttagCACTGGACTCCTGGGGAAGTCctctttcttttgtttataaaaaatattttcctggcCTGTCACTTTTCTTTCAGCTTTGCTCATGATAtcttctttaaaatcttttttaaattgaagtatagttgatttacaatgttatgttaatttttgctgtataccaaagtgattctgttatacatgtatatacattcttttttcatacgattttccattatggcttgtcaCAGTATATTCTCTGTGCAGAACATTAGaactttatttatccattctatatatataatagtttgcatctgctaatcccaaactcccaacccatTTCTCCTCCAACTCCcactttggcaaccataagtctattctctgtgtgaGTCTGTCTCTATTTTGTAACTAGgttcctttgtgtcatattttagacatGGGACTGAGCCTTTACCGTATGCCACGTGGTGCTCTCTTCAGGTTGATCATGTCAGAATTGAATGGTAGGACACACAGCTGGTGTCAGACAGTTGCTTGGtggtgtgtttaaaaaaaaatacacatgaaaattGGTGTCAAAATCGTACTTAATATGAGCAGGACAGCTTCCTTTATATTCTTTATGAATGAATTGAAGAGAAACACTCATATTAAACCAGGAATCTGTTACTCCAGGAAATCTTGTCATTCAAGGATGTGGCTGTGGACTTCACATGGGAAGAGTGGCAGCTCCTGGCCCCTGCTCAGAAGACCCTGTACCgggatgtgatgctggagaactatAGCAACCTGGTGTCCGTGGGTGAGGACAGCTCCCTTGGGTCCTTCAGAGGGTCCCCAATCAGtggcttttattttctcagctgcTTAAACTTTGAAATACTGCAGTGCCCTATGGCAGATTCTTATTGCCTCTTCTAGCTCCTGTTGAAAGTATATATACAATGTGCTATGAACTGTTTTTATGCCCAACACGACTGACACCAAATGTCTGGGTTTTTTCTATACTAGTAACCAATTCTCCTACTCTCCATGTACAGCCTGGGTGTCCCGCAATTCAGTCCTCTTTTGACACTAACCACCCAAATTCAGCATCATACCCCAGAGGCTTACAGGCTCACTTCGGATGTAAGTTGAACATATTAGGTGTCCAGGGTACCCACACTTCTGTCTGACTTGACTATAAACTGAacctttgggacttccctagtggtccagtggttaaaacttcgcACTTCAAATGCAGGgagcacaagtttgatccctggttgggaaactaaggtccTATATGCCacggggcatggccaaaaaaaaaaaaaaaaaaaattacattaaaaaaaaaatcaagtattccCATTCTCCACCCCTCAGCATTTGACAGTTTGTTAGAATGGCtgacagaactcaggaaagcactTAACTTACCATTActagtttattataaaggataaaaCTCAGGAATagccaaatggaagagatgcTGGGGCAGAGTTAAGGGGGAGGGATCATGCTCCTTCCATGAGTGCTCCAAGTGTGTCACCTTGATGTGGTCATCAACCCAGAAGCTCCCCCAGCCTGGTTGTGTAGGGGGTTTTATGCTGATTTCATTGTGTAGGcatgtttttttaaagtcactggCTGTGGGTGGTTAACTCAGTCTCCAGTCCCCTCTCTCTGTGTGGCgggggtgaaaagtgaaagaaagtgaaagtctctcagtcatgtccgactctttgcaacctcatgggctatacagtccacagaattttccaggccagaatactggagtggttagcctatcgcttctccagcggatcttcctgacccaggaatcgaatgggggtctcctgcattgcaggtggattctttaccaactgagctatcagggaagctcatggCAGGGGTAGGAGGAGCTGAAATTTCTAACCTTCTGTTCATGCCTTGGTTTTTCTGGCAGCCAGTCTCCACTCTTAAACTCCCTAGGGCCCCAGTCATCTTATCAGCACACAGAAGACACCCATCACTCTTGGAGACCAAGGGTGTTGGAAGTTCTTGTGCCAGGAACTGGAATTTGACCAAATGCTGTAACAAAAGAGGTTTCTGCCATGCCTCTCACATAGGAAATTACAAGggcttcatttttatattaatttaaaaaatatttattcggctgtgccaggtcttctcaggtggcgctagtggtaaagaacccgcctgccagtgtaggagatacaagagactatggtttgatccctgggtcaggaagatcccctggagaaggtcatggcaacccactccagtattcatgctgaagaatcccatggacagagaacctggtgggttagagtctgtagggtcacaaagagtcagacacaactgaagtgacttagtacgcacaccaggtcttagttgtggcaaaaAGGATCTTCAAGCTctgttgtggcatatgggatctttagttgcagcatatgggatctagttccatgaccatggatcaaacccaggccctctgcattggaagcttggagtcttagccactggaccaccagggaagtccctatgagGGCTGAAGAAGCTCTCTGCCAGAAACCATGGGTGGAGACCAAAGAGATACCATCATATTATAACATCCCATGAGTCTCTCCTGAGTGCAAAGCCTCTGCTTGGCAGATGTGAAAACCAACCCTTCAAATGTAAAATTCTCCTGTCTTGGCCAGCCCCAGCCCAATTCAGTGGGACTAAATCTTCTATCATTTCCCATAAACAGGATATCGAGTCAGCAAATCAGATGTGCTGTTCAAGTTGGAACAAGGGGAAGAACgatggatgacagaagatgaaatccACAGTCGTACCTGGCCAGGTGAGTGAGAAATGGTTGGTAACTGCAGATGTCCTGAGCTAGACAGGGAGAAGAGGCTGGGGAGTGTCTGAAAATGCAGAAATTGTGCCTCTGCATAGCTCTTCCCATAAAAGAACTTTTAGGCCTTGAGAGGGAAATATACCTGTTTTTGCTTCTGAGATCTGATCCTTGATTTTATTTCACATCTTGATTTTTGTTTGCCTTGTTTTCGCCTTCCTTGGATTTTATAACTCACTCCTTTGAACCCTGTCACAAATCTGTTTCACTTCCCTGGCTGTGGAATTCCACCTTCCAGGCCTCAGCTCAAGAAGAAatctttgtgtggtttttttggtttgtttttttaaatttttggccacactttaattttttttttttttaaattttggcatgtgggatcaaacccatgtgccctacagtggaagtacagagtcttgactactggcccaccagggaagtccctgtatgacTTTGGTTTTACCAATGAGTAAGAAATAAGGAACATTTATACAGGGAGTGTTTGTTTCATACTGTTATCATAAGGTTGCCACTAaagtaccatttttaaaaaacaccaaggaattttttaaccaattttattccaaacaggaataaaaaggattcattattctcttctttcctaGAAACTGGCAACATTGGTAATCATCTGCAGGTTgactgggaaaataaaaaaatgctgAAAGGTATTGAACAATACCAGGAACATAATACATTTGGAAATCCTGTTCCTCAAAGCCAAAGTTATTTCTGTTTCAGGCAAAATCATGATATGTTTGAGTTCTATATAAAAACTTTGAAGTCAAATTTAAGTTTAGTCATCCAGAGccaaagctatgaaattaaaaactctACTAAATGTAATGGAGATGGGAAATCATTTCTGTTTGGTAAACATGAAAAATGTCATTCTCCAGTTAAATGCCCTGTAAGTGCAAAACCCATCAGCACTAAGTCCCAAGTCATTAAGCACCAAATAACTCACAACATAGAGAAAGCCCATatatgcagtgaatgtgggaaagcctttgTTAAGAAGTCTCAGCTCACTGATCATCAGAGagttcatacaggagagaaaccttatgGATGCAATCTGTGTGCAAAAGTATTCTCCCGGAAGTCCAGGCTCAAtgaacatcagagaattcatgaGAGAGAGAAATCTTTTATATGCAGTGATTGTGGAAAAGTCTTCACCACGAAGAGCCGTCTGATTGAACACCAGCGaactcacacaggagagaaaccttatgTATGCAGTGACTGTGGAAAAGGCTTCCCAGGGAAGCGTAATCTCATCTTACATCAGCGAAATCATACTGGAGAGAAATGCTATGTATGTAGTGAATGTGGAAAAGGCTTCACTGGAAAGAGCATGCTCACTATACACCAGCGAACTCACACCGGAGAGAAACCGTACAtctgcagtgaatgtgggaaaggcTTTACCACAAAGCACTATGTCATCATCCACCAACGGAATCATACAGGAGAGAGACCCTACATATGCAATGAATGTGGGAAAGGTTTCATTATGAAGAGCCGTCTGACCGaacatcagcgaattcatacAGGAGAGAAGCCGTATGTGTGCAATGAATGTGGAAAAGGCTTTCCCAGGAAGGGTAATCTGATTGTACATCAGAAGACTCATACAGTAGAGAAATCCTATGTATGTAGTGAATGTGGAAAAGGCTTCACTGTGAAGAGCATGCTTACTGTACATCAAcgaattcacactggagagaaaccctacatCTGCAGTGAGTGTGGGAAAGGCTTCCCATTAAAGAGTCGGCTGGTCGTGCATCAGCGAACACATACTGGTGAAAAACCTTACcgatgcagtgaatgtgggaaaggcTTCATTGTGAACAGTGGACTAATGTTACATCAGCgaactcacactggagagaaaccctatacATGCAATAAATGTGGAAAAGAGTTTGCCTTTAAGAGCAATCTTGTGGTACATCAGCgaactcatactggagagaaaccctttACATGCAGTGAGTGTGGAAAAGGTTTCACCATGAAACGCTATCTCATCGTACATCAACAAATTCATATGGGAGAGAAGTCCTATATATGCAGTGAATGTGGACTAGGTTTTGTCATGGAAACAGAGCTCATTTTACATCAGCAGATTCATACTAGAGAGAAACCTTATGCCTGCAGTGAATGTGGCAAAGGCTTCATTGTGAAAAGCCGTCTAGTGGTTCATCAGCGGactcatacaggagagaaaccttTTGTATGCAGTGATTGTGGAAAAGGCTTCTCCTCAAAAAGGAATCTCCTTGTACATCAGAGAACTCATAATGGAAACAAACCATAAAAGCGATGACTATGATTACACCAACAGGAAGAAAATATGGTTTGTCCAACATCAGAGATTTCTAACCTTTATATATACTGACTGTGGAAAATCCTATTCAGCATTGGTATTGGTCTCATTACCCACCAGAAAATTTACACAGGAGACAAACTGTATGTATGCAATTAATGTGAGAAAGCCTTCAACACAAATTCAACACTCATTGTACCTCAAAGACTTCATAAAAGAGACAGACTGTGAATCCAGTGATTGGGGGTAATCTTTTGTCAACCCTTGTTAATACACATGAGAAACATATAGGTCAAAGTATATAATTCTTTGTAGAAACTCTGAACTCATTATATACAAGTGAATTTTTTAGGATAAAAAAGATGATAGTTCAGTGAACTCATTAAACATAAGTGTGCTCCTAGCATCCTTGACTATTGTCAGTGTAGATTAGCCTGCTGCTAGATTTCACCCTTAGGAAATATGAAATTTGCAATAGGGGTGAAATTTAATGAATGAAGAGAATGTGCTAGTGCCTTCAGTGATCAGTTACCTCACATTGTATGTCTAAATTAACATGTAGGAAAAGCTCTGATACATTCAATGCAGAAAAAGCTCAAGGAAGCATTTTTAGGTACTAATTATATGTCTGAAAAGTGTATGCTAAGATAAATCCTATGAATGGAGAGGCTAGGAAAACCTTCTATGGAAATAAAAACCCTATCTCATCAGTGATCATAATAGATCACCAATGAGCTCATACATAGTAACAATATGATGATCGTGGGAAAGCCTTTGCCTGGAAATAAAACCTCAGTAAGTTGCCTGATATGCATGCTGGAGAAAAATTTTCAGATGGCAATGAATATGGTAGGATTTCAGTGATACATTCTGCCTCATTGCTTTTCATGAATtcacacagaaataaaatggtTATGGACCCACTAAATATGGAGTAACTTTAGCAAAATATCAGAATTCTGAAGGAAAGAAACCTCATGAAAATGACATATACTTGAACTTTCTATCACAAGTCTAAATTTATTATACACCTGATGTCCATTTTGGGGCAGAATACCTTGAACCATATCAATGATTCCATAATTTTAAAGTGGCCTAGTCTTGACACTAATTTGTATTGTTATATACAATACAGGAGTGTTCTGTGCCCACTTTGTATTATTATATGTTTCACTCTTGCATTTCTTAGGTTCTAAATTCAGCTCTGTCTACAATGTActtcaaaggaaaaaggaatataTTCATAAATGTAATCCAACATAACGATGTATTTAAGTTTATAAGTAGGATTAGGTAGTTtacaaacactttaaaaatgatttttctaaaatttgttttgaaatagttttagacTCCCAAGTAATTACAAAATATACCACGTTCCCACATACCCTTACTCAGTTTCTTCAGTGATGTTATCTTACATAACCATAATACATCATCAAACCCAATAAAATGACATTGGTGCAGTGCTGTTAAGTAAACTGGATCTTATTTGGATTTTAGTAGGTTTTTGCATGCACTAATTTtatgaagtttttttgtttttagtatatagttttaagaaattttatcttGTACATAAGATTTCTGTAAACCCCACCACAATTGGGATGCAGAATTGTGCCAACACAAAGAAACATCCTCATGTTACTCCTCTGTGGTCACACTCTTCCCCCAACCCTGACCATGGTGACCACTGGTCAAATTCCATCACTCCAACTTGGTTATTTCAACAATGCTgttaaaatggaatcatactgtgTGTAGCCTTTGAGATAGGCTTCGTTTCACTCAGCAAATTGCTGTTAAGATCCATCCAATTTTTTTGGTGTATAAATAGTTTTACTTGTTAATAGTATTCTTTTGTATGGATGTACAGTGACTATCTGTTTACTATTGACATGTCTGGATTGTTTTCCAGTGTTTCATTGTTTTGAATAAAACCCTATGAACATTTATGGACCCAACTTTATGGGAAAGTAAGTATTTGTTCCT from Bubalus bubalis isolate 160015118507 breed Murrah chromosome 18, NDDB_SH_1, whole genome shotgun sequence harbors:
- the LOC102401659 gene encoding LOW QUALITY PROTEIN: zinc finger protein 432 (The sequence of the model RefSeq protein was modified relative to this genomic sequence to represent the inferred CDS: inserted 1 base in 1 codon) — translated: MIKDQGSLTLEDVAVDFTWEEWQLLAPPQKALYRDVMLENYSNLVSVGYQASKPAALSRLERGEPWPVEDKVHGRICPGLNNRQDMNKEILSFKDVAVDFTWEEWQLLAPAQKTLYRDVMLENYSNLVSVGYRVSKSDVLFKLEQGEERWMTEDEIHSRTWPETGNIGNHLQVDWENKKMLKGIEQYQEHNTFGNPVPQSQSYFCFRQNHDMFEFYIKTLKSNLSLVIQSQSYEIKNSTKCNGDGKSFLFGKHEKCHSPVKCPVSAKPISTKSQVIKHQITHNIEKAHICSECGKAFVKKSQLTDHQRVHTGEKPYGCNLCAKVFSRKSRLNEHQRIHEREKSFICSDCGKVFTTKSRLIEHQRTHTGEKPYVCSDCGKGFPGKRNLILHQRNHTGEKCYVCSECGKGFTGKSMLTIHQRTHTGEKPYICSECGKGFTTKHYVIIHQRNHTGERPYICNECGKGFIMKSRLTEHQRIHTGEKPYVCNECGKGFPRKGNLIVHQKTHTVEKSYVCSECGKGFTVKSMLTVHQRIHTGEKPYICSECGKGFPLKSRLVVHQRTHTGEKPYRCSECGKGFIVNSGLMLHQRTHTGEKPYTCNKCGKEFAFKSNLVVHQRTHTGEKPFTCSECGKGFTMKRYLIVHQQIHMGEKSYICSECGLGFVMETELILHQQIHTREKPYACSECGKGFIVKXPSSGSSADSYRRETFCMQ